The following proteins are encoded in a genomic region of Toxotes jaculatrix isolate fToxJac2 chromosome 3, fToxJac2.pri, whole genome shotgun sequence:
- the hdhd3 gene encoding haloacid dehalogenase-like hydrolase domain-containing protein 3, with protein sequence MRAPLRWVLWDVKDTLLKVRSSVGEQYCKEAEQVGLNLSPVEVETAFHQAYRHYSNRYPNYGIAQGLGGQSWWMGVVRDTFSQCRVQDPALLNTMAHNLYHNFCNAENWEVFPDSKKALDSCSSLGLKLGVVSNFDSRLEAILRACGLLSHFSFLITSEEAGVAKPNPAIFDQALQKCGVPAASVAHIGDHYVNDYLTSRSVGIRGFLLDRHNKHNQPDVPREHRLSSLEELPSLLQQHMD encoded by the exons ATGCGAGCTCCTCTGAGGTGGGTGCTATGGGATGTGAAAGACACCCTGCTGAAGGTGCGTTCATCTGTGGGAGAGCAGTACTGCAAGGAGGCTGAACAAGTGGGCTTAAACCTCAGTCCTGTGGAGGTCGAGACTGCTTTCCATCAGGCGTATCGACATTATTCCAACAGATACCCAAACTATGGCATCGCACAGGGCCTGGGTGGACAGTCTTGGTGGATGGGGGTGGTGCGGGACACGTTCTCCCAGTGCAGGGTGCAGGACCCAGCCCTGCTAAATACAATGGCTCACAACCTTTATCATAATTTCTGCAATGCAGAGAACTGGGAg GTATTTCCAGACTCAAAGAAGGCCCTGGATAGTTGTTCTTCTCTAGGACTGAAGCTGGGCGTGGTATCCAACTTTGACAGCCGCTTAGAAGCAATTTTACGTGCTTGTGGCCTGCTGTCTCACTTCAGCTTTTTGATAACATCAGAGGAAGCAGGCGTAGCAAAGCCCAATCCAGCCATCTTTGACCAGGCACTGCAGAAATGTGGTGTACCTGCTGCCAGCGTAGCTCATATTGGGGACCACTATGTGAACGATTATCTCACCTCACGATCCGTGGGCATCCGCGGGTTCCTATTAGACAGACACAACAAGCATAACCAACCTGATGTTCCTCGAGAGCATCGACTCAGCTCCCTGGAGGAGCTGCCGTCATTGCTCCAGCAGCACATGGACTAA
- the tgfa gene encoding protransforming growth factor alpha isoform X3 encodes MTRIFWDTIFLISGTFSMSVVLNGSLFTFGAGPSNSTIIEARISIDTNSTAAPNTSASSSATNSSASTTTITTTTDIPTVKNSLFTFGAGQTNSTIIDAGMSIDTNSSANASTSSSATISSSSTTTTTTATTTTSIHPVKKFVAAAVRSHFDDCPDSHRHFCFHGTCRFLILEETPACVCHPGFVGMRCEHADLLAVVATNHRQQTVATVLVLCVIGCVLIMVMCTLLHCWWRQDCRRRRYAHHYIPEKHGASCYPSESVV; translated from the exons ATGACGCGGATTTTCTGGGATACAATTTTTCTCATAAGCG GTACTTTTAGTATGTCTGTGGTACTCAATG gttcCCTCTTTACATTTGGAGCAGGGCCAAGCAATTCAACAATTATCGAAGCTCGCATTTCCATCGACACAAACTCCACTGCTGCTCCAAATACCTCCGCTAGCAGCTCTGCAACAAACAGCAGTGCAAGCACCACAACTATTACAACTACAACTGACATCCCTACGGTTAAAA ATTCCCTCTTTACATTTGGAGCAGGGCAGACCAATTCAACAATTATTGATGCTGGCATGTCCATTGATACAAATTCCTCTGCAAACGCCTCAACAAGCAGCTCTGCaacaatcagcagcagcagtaccaCTACCACAACTACAGCAACTACCACCACGAGCATCCATCCTGTTAAAA AGTTCGTGGCGGCGGCTGTTCGGTCTCATTTCGACGACTGTCCAGACTCTCACCGCCATTTCTGCTTCCATGGCACATGTCGCTTCCTGATATTAGAGGAGACgcctgcatgtgt GTGTCATCCAGGCTTTGTTGGGATGAGGTGTGAACATGCAGACCTGCTCGCTGTAGTAGCAACTAATCACAGACAACAGACCGTTGCCACAGTGCTGGTGTTGTGTGTTATTGGGTGTGTTCTGATCATGGTGATGTGTACACTTTTACA TTGCTGGTGGAGGCAAGACTGTCGCAGGCGGAGATACGCACATCACTACATCCCAGAGAAGCACGGAGCATCCTGCTATCCATCTGAGAGTG TGGTTTGA
- the tgfa gene encoding protransforming growth factor alpha isoform X1: MTRIFWDTIFLISGTFSMSVVLNGSLFTFGAGPSNSTIIEARISIDTNSTAAPNTSASSSATNSSASTTTITTTTDIPTVKNSLFTFGAGQTNSTIIDAGMSIDTNSSANASTSSSATISSSSTTTTTTATTTTSIHPVKKFVAAAVRSHFDDCPDSHRHFCFHGTCRFLILEETPACVCHPGFVGMRCEHADLLAVVATNHRQQTVATVLVLCVIGCVLIMVMCTLLHCWWRQDCRRRRYAHHYIPEKHGASCYPSESGTIIYFLCLEKEKKKMYLQDCLLLLRSCW; encoded by the exons ATGACGCGGATTTTCTGGGATACAATTTTTCTCATAAGCG GTACTTTTAGTATGTCTGTGGTACTCAATG gttcCCTCTTTACATTTGGAGCAGGGCCAAGCAATTCAACAATTATCGAAGCTCGCATTTCCATCGACACAAACTCCACTGCTGCTCCAAATACCTCCGCTAGCAGCTCTGCAACAAACAGCAGTGCAAGCACCACAACTATTACAACTACAACTGACATCCCTACGGTTAAAA ATTCCCTCTTTACATTTGGAGCAGGGCAGACCAATTCAACAATTATTGATGCTGGCATGTCCATTGATACAAATTCCTCTGCAAACGCCTCAACAAGCAGCTCTGCaacaatcagcagcagcagtaccaCTACCACAACTACAGCAACTACCACCACGAGCATCCATCCTGTTAAAA AGTTCGTGGCGGCGGCTGTTCGGTCTCATTTCGACGACTGTCCAGACTCTCACCGCCATTTCTGCTTCCATGGCACATGTCGCTTCCTGATATTAGAGGAGACgcctgcatgtgt GTGTCATCCAGGCTTTGTTGGGATGAGGTGTGAACATGCAGACCTGCTCGCTGTAGTAGCAACTAATCACAGACAACAGACCGTTGCCACAGTGCTGGTGTTGTGTGTTATTGGGTGTGTTCTGATCATGGTGATGTGTACACTTTTACA TTGCTGGTGGAGGCAAGACTGTCGCAGGCGGAGATACGCACATCACTACATCCCAGAGAAGCACGGAGCATCCTGCTATCCATCTGAGAGTGGtactattatttatttcttgtgtttagaaaaagaaaaaaagaaaatgtatctCCAAGATTGTCTGCTTTTGCTCAGAAGTTGTTGGTGA
- the trub2 gene encoding mitochondrial mRNA pseudouridine synthase TRUB2 produces MATPAVRVLRRLEGLFSVYKPSGVHWKLVRDNIETNLLKGLNAAPSLPCPQQVRFLSHPDGDTEAPKALTLSVVSVPALSKHPLVTGPEFQHIRVGVGHRLDAFSSGVLVLAVGNGNKVLNDLYKTQVTRDYTLEGEFGTATDDFSHTGRVVERSTYDHITQDKLDRVLAMLQGVNQKALLMYSNVDMRSQEAYEMAAQGLLGPEGKSQPILTGLRCIRFQPPNFTLEVQCLNETQKYLRKVVHEIGLELRSTAVCKAVRRTRDGPFTLQDALTHHHWTASHVRQAIQQYHFTKKKKKYSQSQMKKPGSQLLEADTTASQENETNEEAVAAGRAK; encoded by the exons ATGGCAACTCCAGCAGTTCGCGTGCTTCGGAGGTTAGAGGGTCTGTTTTCTGTGTACAAACCCTCCGGTGTTCACTGGAAACTCGTACGGGACAACATCGAGACAAATCTTTTGAAAG GTTTAAATGCTGCACCTTCCCTGCCTTGTCCTCAACAGGTCCGCTTCTTGTCTCACCCTGACGGTGATACTGAAGCACCCAAGGCACTCACATTGTCTGTAGTCTCTGTGCCTGCCCTGTCCAAACACCCCCTGG tAACTGGACCTGAATTCCAACATATACGAGTTGGAGTAGGACATCGTCTGGATGCCTTTTCCTCTGGTGTGCTAG ttctgGCAGTTGGGAATGGAAACAAGGTCCTGAATGATCTCTACAAAACACAAGTCACAAGG GATTACACTTTGGAGGGTGAGTTTGGGACTGCTACAGATGATTTCTCTCACACGGGTCGTGTTGTGGAAAGGTCCACCTATG ATCACATCACACAGGATAAGCTGGACAGAGTACTAGCAATGCTGCAGGGAGTCAATCAAAAGGCCTTGTTAAT gtaTTCCAATGTAGACATGCGCTCACAGGAAGCCTATGAGATGGCTGCGCAAGGTTTACTGGGTCCGGAGGGGAAATCACAGCCTATTTTGACAGGCCTGCGTTGCATTCGCTTCCAGCCCCCCAACTTCACCTTAG AGGTGCAGTGCCTGAATGAAACTCAGAAATATCTGCGCAAAGTTGTACATGAGATAGGACTTGAGCTGCGCAGCACAGCAGTGTGTAAAGCAGTTAGACGGACCAGAGATGGACCATTTACACTGCAGGATGCCCTCACACATCACCACTGGACTGCTTCTCATGTCAGGCAAGCCATCCAACAATACCACTTcaccaagaagaaaaaaaagtactcCCAGTCACAGATGAAGAAACCAGGATCACAGCTACTGGAAGCTGATACGACAGCCAGTCAAGAAAATGAAACCAATGAGGAGGCAGTGGCAGCAGGTAGAGCAAAATAA
- the tgfa gene encoding protransforming growth factor alpha isoform X2 has product MTRIFWDTIFLISGSLFTFGAGPSNSTIIEARISIDTNSTAAPNTSASSSATNSSASTTTITTTTDIPTVKNSLFTFGAGQTNSTIIDAGMSIDTNSSANASTSSSATISSSSTTTTTTATTTTSIHPVKKFVAAAVRSHFDDCPDSHRHFCFHGTCRFLILEETPACVCHPGFVGMRCEHADLLAVVATNHRQQTVATVLVLCVIGCVLIMVMCTLLHCWWRQDCRRRRYAHHYIPEKHGASCYPSESGTIIYFLCLEKEKKKMYLQDCLLLLRSCW; this is encoded by the exons ATGACGCGGATTTTCTGGGATACAATTTTTCTCATAAGCG gttcCCTCTTTACATTTGGAGCAGGGCCAAGCAATTCAACAATTATCGAAGCTCGCATTTCCATCGACACAAACTCCACTGCTGCTCCAAATACCTCCGCTAGCAGCTCTGCAACAAACAGCAGTGCAAGCACCACAACTATTACAACTACAACTGACATCCCTACGGTTAAAA ATTCCCTCTTTACATTTGGAGCAGGGCAGACCAATTCAACAATTATTGATGCTGGCATGTCCATTGATACAAATTCCTCTGCAAACGCCTCAACAAGCAGCTCTGCaacaatcagcagcagcagtaccaCTACCACAACTACAGCAACTACCACCACGAGCATCCATCCTGTTAAAA AGTTCGTGGCGGCGGCTGTTCGGTCTCATTTCGACGACTGTCCAGACTCTCACCGCCATTTCTGCTTCCATGGCACATGTCGCTTCCTGATATTAGAGGAGACgcctgcatgtgt GTGTCATCCAGGCTTTGTTGGGATGAGGTGTGAACATGCAGACCTGCTCGCTGTAGTAGCAACTAATCACAGACAACAGACCGTTGCCACAGTGCTGGTGTTGTGTGTTATTGGGTGTGTTCTGATCATGGTGATGTGTACACTTTTACA TTGCTGGTGGAGGCAAGACTGTCGCAGGCGGAGATACGCACATCACTACATCCCAGAGAAGCACGGAGCATCCTGCTATCCATCTGAGAGTGGtactattatttatttcttgtgtttagaaaaagaaaaaaagaaaatgtatctCCAAGATTGTCTGCTTTTGCTCAGAAGTTGTTGGTGA